One genomic region from uncultured Subdoligranulum sp. encodes:
- a CDS encoding LacI family DNA-binding transcriptional regulator has product MSVTIQDVAAAAGVSKATVSKVLSDSYSISQGTKDRVRAVIQELGYSPNRRAQSFATRQTRNILFLAEMQHGVGFDNPHLFEILSGAENALSQKGYGLIIRQSSAESLVQDFSTLLCSEFVDGAILHASVVSKEVAKLLVQVKLPYIVVGMPDFSNQLCWIDTNNCVAGQIAVTHLWNCGYDRIAFIGGPQEDTISAHRLSGVLATLNENVPAGYVQCGEPTSAGGRAAVHKLLALPEPPNAIICANQYIAFGCVKALQDAGVKIPEKAAVITFDDFPFSKVLEPQLTVVNLDMYDMGEQAAKIVLRRIRKPQLVVQSQSTLPLLIERQSTMKK; this is encoded by the coding sequence ATGAGCGTCACCATCCAGGATGTCGCGGCAGCGGCGGGTGTATCCAAGGCAACCGTATCCAAAGTGCTGAGCGATTCGTATTCCATTTCTCAGGGGACCAAGGATCGCGTTCGCGCCGTGATTCAGGAGCTGGGGTACAGCCCGAATCGGAGGGCACAGAGTTTTGCCACCAGGCAGACCAGAAACATTCTTTTCCTGGCAGAAATGCAGCACGGCGTCGGGTTTGACAATCCGCATCTGTTCGAGATCCTTTCCGGCGCGGAGAATGCGCTGTCTCAAAAAGGATATGGTCTTATCATCCGGCAAAGCAGCGCCGAATCCCTGGTGCAGGACTTTTCCACGCTGCTCTGCAGCGAGTTTGTGGATGGGGCGATCCTGCACGCTTCGGTTGTCTCGAAGGAGGTGGCCAAGCTGCTGGTACAGGTGAAGCTGCCTTATATCGTGGTTGGTATGCCGGATTTCTCGAATCAGCTTTGCTGGATCGATACCAACAATTGTGTGGCCGGGCAAATTGCGGTCACGCATTTGTGGAACTGCGGATATGACCGGATCGCTTTTATCGGCGGACCGCAGGAGGATACGATTTCGGCGCACCGTCTGAGCGGCGTGTTGGCGACCCTGAACGAGAATGTCCCGGCGGGTTATGTGCAGTGCGGGGAGCCGACAAGCGCCGGCGGCCGTGCAGCTGTACATAAACTGCTGGCCCTTCCCGAACCGCCAAACGCGATCATCTGTGCAAACCAGTATATCGCATTCGGCTGCGTAAAAGCCCTGCAGGATGCTGGGGTCAAGATCCCGGAAAAAGCAGCCGTCATCACGTTTGACGATTTCCCTTTCTCCAAAGTACTGGAACCGCAGCTTACCGTCGTGAACCTGGATATGTATGACATGGGGGAACAGGCAGCCAAAATCGTTCTCCGAAGAATTCGGAAACCGCAGCTGGTGGTGCAATCCCAGTCTACACTGCCACTGCTGATTGAACGTCAATCCACCATGAAGAAGTAA
- a CDS encoding alpha amylase N-terminal ig-like domain-containing protein, with protein MNLQAVKHIPMSQDAHGLDPSHVVFRLRAGRGDLKACTLYYADRSCRVTPVIFSSVEMSLEAQDEWFDYYQVILDSPYKRICYYFELDDGDRKLLYYGDFFSDHRVDDRSEYYQLPYNHPADIAAPPAWARDAVVYNIFPDSFATAHRYISDKETEKDWNGETCRGKHGGTIRGVLENLDHIASLGINCIYMNPIFAAGEYHKYDLVDYFHIDPCFGTNEEFRQLVDACHAKDMRVIIDGVFNHVGWHFFAFEDVIQKGEDSAYKDWFYRLTFPVRRPDDPEAYPDYECFGYERMMPKTNTRNPEVVDYFCKVGRYWVREFGIDGWRLDVASEINDDFWRSFRKAVKQENPDCILIGEVWETAQHWLGGDMFDSTMNYDFRKHCRRFFAEQSIDAAQFDGRVTNMRMRYKLPVLYAQLNLLDSHDVSRFYSLCGSNEEKMKLAVLFQMTFVGIPSVFYGDERGITGIQEAEYRHPMDWSSRHEPLEDFYRQAIHLRRENPVLCRGEYQTICAEGGLYAYCRQDDRTRITVVLNNQNTAASLPVDAAGKTVLWQTGLQENQLQPMGFAVMKEEIRK; from the coding sequence ATGAATCTGCAAGCCGTGAAACACATTCCCATGTCACAGGATGCGCACGGACTTGACCCAAGCCATGTTGTTTTCCGCCTGCGTGCAGGACGGGGCGATCTGAAGGCGTGTACCCTGTACTATGCAGATCGCTCGTGCCGGGTGACCCCTGTGATTTTTTCCAGTGTCGAGATGTCGCTGGAAGCGCAGGACGAATGGTTTGATTACTATCAGGTGATCCTGGACAGCCCCTACAAACGCATCTGCTATTATTTCGAACTGGACGACGGCGACCGCAAACTTTTGTATTATGGCGATTTCTTTTCGGACCACCGCGTTGACGACCGATCGGAGTATTATCAGCTGCCCTACAACCATCCTGCCGATATCGCCGCGCCGCCAGCATGGGCCAGGGATGCTGTTGTGTATAACATCTTCCCGGACAGCTTTGCTACCGCCCATCGGTATATTTCCGACAAGGAAACCGAAAAAGACTGGAACGGCGAGACCTGCCGCGGCAAACATGGCGGGACGATCCGCGGCGTGCTTGAAAATCTGGATCACATTGCCAGCCTTGGCATCAACTGTATCTATATGAATCCGATTTTCGCGGCGGGGGAATATCACAAGTACGATCTCGTGGATTACTTTCATATTGATCCCTGCTTCGGAACGAATGAGGAATTCCGCCAGCTGGTCGATGCCTGCCATGCCAAGGATATGCGCGTTATTATAGACGGGGTGTTCAATCATGTGGGATGGCATTTCTTTGCTTTTGAGGATGTGATCCAAAAAGGGGAGGATTCCGCCTACAAGGATTGGTTTTATCGCCTGACGTTTCCCGTCCGCCGTCCGGACGACCCGGAAGCCTACCCGGATTACGAGTGCTTTGGGTACGAGCGGATGATGCCCAAAACCAACACGAGAAACCCGGAAGTGGTAGACTACTTCTGCAAGGTCGGCCGCTACTGGGTGCGGGAATTCGGCATCGACGGCTGGCGACTGGACGTGGCAAGCGAAATCAATGACGATTTTTGGCGCAGCTTCCGCAAGGCTGTCAAGCAGGAAAACCCCGATTGCATCCTGATCGGCGAGGTGTGGGAGACCGCCCAGCACTGGCTTGGCGGGGATATGTTCGACTCCACCATGAATTATGATTTCCGCAAACATTGCCGGCGCTTTTTTGCCGAGCAGTCCATCGACGCAGCCCAGTTTGATGGCAGAGTGACCAATATGCGGATGCGGTATAAACTTCCTGTTTTATACGCACAGTTGAATCTGCTGGACAGTCACGATGTCAGCCGCTTTTATTCCCTCTGTGGCAGTAACGAAGAAAAAATGAAACTGGCTGTCCTGTTCCAGATGACTTTTGTGGGGATACCGTCCGTGTTCTACGGTGATGAACGCGGCATTACCGGTATCCAGGAAGCGGAGTATCGGCATCCTATGGACTGGTCTTCGCGCCATGAACCGCTGGAGGATTTTTACCGCCAGGCGATCCATCTTCGCCGTGAAAATCCGGTGCTCTGCCGCGGTGAATATCAAACGATCTGTGCGGAGGGCGGGCTTTATGCGTACTGCCGCCAGGACGACCGAACCAGAATCACTGTGGTTCTCAACAACCAGAATACTGCCGCCAGCCTTCCGGTTGACGCGGCTGGAAAAACCGTTTTGTGGCAAACCGGCCTGCAGGAAAACCAACTGCAGCCAATGGGCTTTGCTGTGATGAAAGAGGAAATCAGAAAATGA
- a CDS encoding ABC transporter permease subunit: MTLHTRRKVKQAVGHTFLHLFFILLCFGTLIPILYALSVSFNADNSLLSSNFRFIPEHFTLDNYIAVFNEEPVMLWFKNTLILAVSTVAICLVVSVPAAYVFSRKRFRGRKPILKILVLLYSFPSVLSMFAIYRLLSPMGLVDSKLGLILIYTGTMAEFGLLNMKGYFDTIPLEIEEAAAIDGANNVQIVTRIVLPLAKPSILVTAVQILIYVWNEYLFATTFMTGAGNYTLAAGLYSLQATEISGSWPIFAAASLVVSLPILIVFFSIQKHMTSGLTAGGVKG; the protein is encoded by the coding sequence ATGACGCTGCATACTAGGCGCAAGGTCAAGCAGGCCGTTGGACACACATTCCTTCATCTGTTCTTTATTCTTCTGTGCTTTGGAACGCTGATCCCTATCCTGTACGCGCTATCGGTATCCTTCAACGCAGACAACAGCCTGTTAAGTTCCAATTTCCGTTTTATCCCGGAACACTTTACCCTGGATAATTATATCGCCGTCTTTAACGAAGAACCAGTCATGCTGTGGTTCAAGAACACGCTGATCCTGGCGGTTTCCACGGTGGCGATCTGCCTGGTCGTATCGGTGCCGGCAGCCTATGTGTTTTCCAGAAAGCGTTTCCGGGGCCGCAAACCGATCCTGAAGATACTGGTTTTGCTGTATTCGTTCCCGTCGGTCCTGTCCATGTTTGCCATCTACCGCCTGCTCAGCCCGATGGGGCTGGTAGACAGCAAGCTGGGTCTGATCCTGATCTACACCGGTACAATGGCGGAGTTCGGGCTGCTGAATATGAAAGGGTATTTTGATACCATCCCTCTGGAAATCGAGGAAGCTGCCGCCATTGACGGAGCCAACAACGTACAAATCGTGACCCGCATCGTGCTGCCGCTGGCAAAGCCAAGCATTCTGGTTACGGCCGTCCAGATCCTGATTTATGTCTGGAATGAGTACCTGTTTGCAACGACCTTTATGACCGGGGCGGGAAACTATACGCTCGCGGCGGGCCTGTACTCGCTGCAGGCGACAGAGATTAGCGGAAGCTGGCCGATTTTTGCGGCAGCCTCCCTAGTCGTCAGCCTGCCGATTTTGATCGTGTTCTTCTCCATACAGAAACATATGACTTCCGGCCTGACAGCGGGCGGCGTCAAGGGATAA
- a CDS encoding sugar ABC transporter permease has product MKKKKNTLMAYLCSAPSLLLILLIVVFPILYTAYISFSNMNVYHWFDFTFVGLENYRDALFVFDSGFLEALLRTVLWTVVSMVLQLVIAFVLASLLNIKNFKGRRIYKTLLMIPWAIPGYVSILLWKTGMFNSQFGLLNQWMEKLGSQAVRWLANDVSAFICCTIVNLWLALPFMIMIMDGALQAVDQSYYESAILDGANWFQRAIYITIPEIKGIIAPSVLITIFTTFKQFDVVYLLTQQSGAKTGANIHTILTYAHENAFITNNYGYSSAVSMIIFIVLIAFSLLTNRKRKEE; this is encoded by the coding sequence ATGAAGAAAAAGAAAAACACCTTGATGGCGTATCTCTGCAGCGCACCTTCGCTGCTTCTGATTTTGCTGATCGTAGTGTTTCCAATCCTGTATACGGCCTATATCTCGTTTTCAAATATGAACGTCTACCATTGGTTTGACTTCACATTTGTAGGGCTGGAAAATTATCGGGATGCTTTGTTTGTTTTTGACTCGGGCTTTCTGGAAGCTCTGCTGCGAACGGTACTGTGGACTGTTGTGAGTATGGTGCTGCAGTTGGTGATTGCGTTCGTCTTGGCCAGCCTGCTCAACATAAAGAACTTTAAAGGGCGGCGTATTTACAAGACATTGTTGATGATTCCTTGGGCGATACCGGGCTATGTATCGATCCTGCTCTGGAAAACGGGTATGTTCAACTCGCAGTTCGGACTTTTGAACCAGTGGATGGAAAAGCTGGGATCACAGGCGGTACGCTGGCTTGCTAACGACGTCTCTGCTTTCATCTGCTGTACGATCGTCAATTTGTGGCTGGCACTCCCATTCATGATTATGATCATGGATGGCGCGCTTCAGGCGGTGGACCAGAGTTACTACGAAAGCGCAATTTTGGATGGTGCCAACTGGTTCCAGCGGGCCATTTACATTACGATCCCAGAAATCAAAGGAATCATTGCTCCCTCCGTGTTGATCACGATATTCACAACATTTAAGCAATTCGACGTTGTTTACTTGTTGACACAGCAGTCAGGAGCCAAAACGGGGGCAAATATCCATACGATCCTGACCTATGCCCACGAAAATGCGTTCATCACCAACAATTACGGATACAGTTCCGCTGTTTCCATGATCATCTTTATTGTGTTGATCGCTTTTTCGCTGCTGACCAACCGCAAACGGAAGGAGGAATGA
- a CDS encoding extracellular solute-binding protein, whose product MKRLIALSLSLCMVGTMLAACSSSQDTAQEDGPVTITIWHDKEDEVAAALQAELDQLAPDIVVNLERKDGLTDSLKMVGNDPNAAPDMYFFAHDKIGVYAEMGILAPITDFIDEETLNQYLPMTIEAATYKGEVYQLPLYFETLLFMYNRLYMSDDEVPQTTEELYSYMQETTQGGHYGFVEQHSTAYYAAGWLHAFDGYILNEAGEPGLNDPNTIKALEYHKKFVELMPTEGEYATVNTLFREGKAHSTIGGPWLVPTAREAGIDLGIAPMPTVDETGKQIAPYSGVQGIQVLKVAAERKHDAIAKVLEVLTGDQIGISIAQASGCAPAKESCYDDPTVSQDDMVMAMYETAQNAVPMPNVPEMDVMWTVAENLLVDVNMNGADVQTSADAAQQQALDLIAQMQ is encoded by the coding sequence ATGAAACGCCTGATCGCATTATCGCTGAGCTTGTGCATGGTCGGAACCATGCTTGCTGCGTGTTCTTCTTCACAGGACACCGCACAGGAGGATGGCCCGGTTACCATTACCATCTGGCACGACAAAGAGGATGAGGTGGCGGCTGCGCTCCAGGCGGAACTGGACCAGCTTGCACCTGACATCGTGGTGAATCTGGAACGGAAAGATGGTTTGACAGACTCGTTGAAAATGGTCGGCAATGATCCGAATGCTGCGCCGGATATGTATTTCTTTGCCCATGATAAGATCGGCGTTTATGCAGAGATGGGCATTTTGGCCCCGATCACCGACTTTATCGATGAAGAAACGCTGAATCAGTATCTTCCCATGACGATTGAAGCCGCCACCTATAAAGGCGAGGTATATCAGCTCCCTCTCTACTTCGAGACTCTGCTTTTCATGTATAACCGGCTCTATATGAGTGATGACGAGGTGCCGCAGACCACAGAAGAACTGTACAGCTATATGCAGGAAACGACCCAGGGCGGTCATTACGGATTTGTGGAACAGCATAGCACGGCCTATTATGCTGCAGGATGGCTTCATGCATTTGACGGTTATATTTTGAACGAAGCAGGCGAGCCTGGTCTAAATGACCCGAACACAATCAAGGCTCTGGAGTATCATAAAAAGTTTGTGGAATTGATGCCTACGGAGGGAGAATACGCAACCGTGAACACTCTGTTCCGGGAAGGCAAGGCGCACTCTACCATTGGTGGTCCCTGGCTGGTGCCGACTGCCAGAGAGGCTGGAATTGATCTGGGAATTGCCCCGATGCCCACCGTGGACGAAACCGGCAAACAGATCGCGCCGTATTCCGGTGTGCAGGGCATTCAAGTTCTTAAAGTTGCTGCGGAACGTAAACACGATGCCATAGCAAAAGTGCTGGAAGTTCTGACAGGCGACCAAATCGGTATTTCCATTGCACAGGCCAGCGGCTGCGCTCCCGCCAAGGAAAGCTGTTACGATGATCCGACTGTATCGCAGGACGATATGGTCATGGCCATGTACGAAACGGCACAGAACGCGGTCCCCATGCCCAATGTGCCGGAAATGGATGTTATGTGGACGGTGGCGGAGAACCTGCTGGTGGACGTGAATATGAATGGTGCGGATGTGCAGACCAGCGCAGATGCCGCTCAGCAACAGGCGTTGGATCTGATCGCACAGATGCAGTAA
- a CDS encoding starch-binding protein — MSRTKRIFTCLLSVMFLLMMAPAIAFAEGASDGRIIVYAQVPDDWSNPCLWAWSDDGTNAFDAWPGEAMEADANNEGWYYCWIPESATNIIINANDSTVQTTDQKIEAQNTWVTVTDAENVAISYEQQTSGDIPEYVETFKIHAQVPESWQDVRLWAWLDPDGANASDAWPGKAMTAGEDGWYTATAPVWVNRIIVNGNGGEVQTEDLSIDPAEVWVTVAEDGTAEFTYNDPNAPVAEDITVRVKAPADWSEPNLWAWSAPDGTNAFSAWPGEPLEDTGDGWLTLSVPGWINSIIVNGNEGSVQTSDLSVETGKDVWIVVTDAENATVSYEEPAETAETAPAAEEPIEPEATAEPAPVQEEQSGIPVAAIVVVVIVVVVAAGAVIYMKKKKK, encoded by the coding sequence ATGAGCAGAACGAAACGGATCTTTACCTGTCTGCTGAGCGTTATGTTCCTTCTGATGATGGCCCCGGCCATAGCATTTGCGGAAGGGGCATCGGATGGAAGGATCATCGTATATGCGCAGGTCCCCGACGACTGGTCGAATCCGTGCCTGTGGGCCTGGAGCGATGACGGCACCAACGCTTTTGATGCCTGGCCTGGTGAGGCGATGGAGGCCGATGCAAACAACGAGGGCTGGTACTACTGCTGGATCCCCGAATCCGCGACCAACATCATCATCAACGCCAACGATTCTACGGTTCAGACCACAGATCAGAAGATTGAAGCACAGAATACCTGGGTTACGGTCACTGACGCTGAGAATGTGGCGATCAGCTACGAGCAGCAGACCAGCGGTGATATCCCCGAGTACGTTGAAACCTTCAAGATCCATGCGCAGGTTCCTGAAAGCTGGCAGGATGTTCGGCTGTGGGCATGGCTCGATCCTGACGGTGCCAATGCCTCGGATGCCTGGCCCGGCAAAGCGATGACCGCCGGTGAGGATGGCTGGTACACAGCCACAGCGCCTGTATGGGTCAACCGAATTATCGTCAACGGTAATGGCGGTGAGGTTCAGACAGAGGATCTGTCGATCGATCCGGCCGAGGTTTGGGTGACCGTCGCGGAAGATGGTACCGCTGAGTTTACTTATAATGATCCCAACGCCCCTGTGGCGGAGGACATTACGGTGCGTGTAAAAGCGCCTGCCGACTGGAGCGAGCCCAATCTGTGGGCCTGGTCTGCACCGGACGGCACCAACGCGTTTTCCGCCTGGCCCGGAGAACCGCTGGAGGATACCGGCGATGGATGGTTGACGCTGAGCGTTCCCGGTTGGATCAACAGTATTATTGTGAATGGCAACGAGGGCTCGGTTCAGACTTCCGATCTGTCCGTGGAAACGGGCAAGGATGTTTGGATCGTGGTGACCGATGCGGAGAACGCAACAGTCAGCTACGAGGAACCTGCCGAGACAGCTGAGACCGCCCCCGCGGCAGAGGAGCCAATCGAACCTGAAGCTACGGCCGAACCTGCTCCGGTGCAGGAGGAACAGAGCGGAATCCCGGTTGCCGCTATCGTTGTGGTGGTGATCGTGGTTGTTGTTGCTGCCGGCGCTGTCATTTACATGAAGAAAAAGAAGAAGTAA
- a CDS encoding MBL fold metallo-hydrolase, translating to MVKDVLRRAVGAFFAVALLLNSVACTSYSEPVEPVPTVTPLGAKTPEDSSIVPVPPTAGEPDEAAFSLTMLDVGQGLSVLVQADGKYLLYDGGGRGTSSYVVAYLQQHDVTKLEWLAASHYDEDHISGLVGVLHTTPVEQALMPDYTTDTQIYQSLQTVLGEKNVPVIYLAQGDTFSLGEAEIQVVGPQNYVYDSDNDKSLCLRICYGDFQCLLTGDAEQDAEQDMVASRQDLTCDLYVVGHHGSSSSTSEELLDAATPAYAFLSVGEDNPYGHPTAQTLNALQQYGVTLFRTDQQGEVTVYSDGQQCWFSTEPCKDWSTGNQSIPEEPLATTVPQTAQYVLNTHTKKFHFPDCPSVDQMSEKNKEFTDASRDELIARGYTACGRCNP from the coding sequence ATGGTAAAGGATGTTTTGCGTAGAGCTGTCGGAGCATTTTTTGCGGTGGCATTGTTGTTGAACAGTGTGGCATGTACTTCTTATTCTGAACCTGTCGAACCCGTTCCAACCGTCACTCCGTTGGGTGCCAAAACTCCTGAAGATAGTTCGATTGTGCCTGTACCGCCGACTGCGGGCGAGCCAGACGAGGCTGCTTTTTCCCTTACCATGCTGGATGTGGGGCAGGGGCTTTCCGTTCTTGTACAAGCCGATGGCAAGTATCTTCTCTATGACGGCGGTGGTCGCGGCACGTCTTCCTATGTGGTTGCCTACCTCCAGCAGCACGATGTAACAAAGCTGGAATGGCTGGCAGCTTCCCACTATGATGAGGATCACATCAGCGGTCTGGTAGGTGTGCTTCATACCACACCCGTGGAGCAGGCTCTGATGCCCGACTACACCACCGACACCCAGATCTACCAATCCCTGCAAACCGTGCTGGGAGAAAAGAATGTTCCGGTGATTTACCTAGCCCAAGGAGATACCTTCTCTCTCGGCGAGGCAGAAATCCAGGTTGTGGGGCCGCAAAATTATGTCTATGATTCGGACAACGACAAATCCCTCTGTCTGCGCATTTGTTATGGGGATTTTCAATGCCTTCTGACCGGAGATGCTGAGCAGGATGCAGAACAGGACATGGTGGCTTCCAGGCAGGATCTGACCTGCGATTTATATGTGGTAGGGCATCACGGTAGTTCCTCTTCCACCAGTGAAGAACTGTTGGACGCGGCAACTCCTGCCTATGCCTTCCTTAGCGTGGGGGAGGACAACCCGTATGGGCACCCCACAGCGCAGACATTGAACGCCCTGCAACAGTATGGAGTTACCCTATTCCGAACCGATCAGCAGGGGGAAGTCACCGTCTATTCAGATGGGCAGCAATGCTGGTTCAGCACAGAGCCTTGCAAAGACTGGAGTACTGGAAATCAAAGCATTCCCGAAGAACCCCTTGCCACAACGGTACCGCAGACCGCACAGTATGTGCTAAACACTCACACCAAAAAGTTTCATTTTCCGGATTGTCCCAGCGTTGATCAGATGAGTGAAAAGAACAAGGAGTTTACAGATGCTTCTCGAGATGAATTGATTGCCAGAGGCTATACGGCCTGTGGCCGATGTAACCCATAG
- a CDS encoding helix-turn-helix domain-containing protein has protein sequence MDYANIYVKRIRSLCETRGISINKLATMSNVKQSTLDNIMRGLTKNPRIKTLHKIAIAFNMTLAEFLDFPELNAYSFEDDDEEE, from the coding sequence ATGGACTATGCAAACATCTATGTAAAACGGATTCGTTCTTTATGTGAAACTCGTGGCATCAGCATCAATAAGCTGGCCACCATGAGCAACGTGAAGCAGTCAACATTGGATAATATCATGCGCGGCCTTACCAAAAATCCACGGATCAAAACGCTGCACAAAATTGCTATTGCATTCAATATGACACTGGCTGAATTTCTGGATTTCCCGGAATTAAATGCCTATTCCTTTGAAGATGACGATGAAGAGGAGTAA
- a CDS encoding VirB4-like conjugal transfer ATPase, CD1110 family yields the protein MIKTLSKARKQERVKFRIPRNVQDCIPIRRIWADGIFQVGHQFSKTWSFTDINYSIAGKEDKTAMFLDYCDLLNALDSGASAKITLYNRRINKEEFERSVLLPFKDDGLDNYREEFNEMLRAQVTESNNSIVRERYLTISVVKRNIEEALTYFARVGTDLTTKLAALSSVAQELSLNERLRIFRDFFRPADPPAAEFDIYQKARRGQHFKDWLCPSSMEFSADHFKIDDRVGRVLYLQDFASYLKDSFVSELCDLDRELMLSIDILPIPTDEAARQLQNTLLGVETNVTNWQRKQNANNNWSAIVPYDMELQRKETKEMLDDLTTRDQRMMFGLVTLVHMADTKEQLDDDTESLLSIARKHLCQLSTLRWQQRDGLDTVLPYGLRRIEALRTLTTESTAVLIPFRAQEIMQQKGMYYGQNAVSKNRIVVDRRQLLNGNSFRLGVSGSGKSMSAKEEIAQIALSTEDDILILDVESEFGHLVEAFGGEVIRISATSDTHINALDMDRAYGDERNPIVSKSEFVLSLFEQLIGSGLVTAKEKSILGRCTEQVYMPYVRNGYKGAVPTLKDFYRLLKMQPEPEAQGLALSSELFITGTLGTFAQPTNVDTKARIIAYDIRELGEQLMPLGMLVTLDAIYNRVIQNWKRGHRTWIFCDEFYILFRYEYSANFFYKLWKRIRKYNGLITGMTQNVDELLRSDTARLMLANSEFLIMLNQSATDRAELAKLLNISDTQLGYITNVPAGCGLIRCAGNLVPFTNSFPRDTQLYRLMTTKPDEQLKG from the coding sequence TTGATCAAGACCCTGTCCAAAGCGCGGAAACAGGAGCGTGTAAAGTTCCGCATTCCGCGCAACGTGCAGGACTGTATTCCCATCCGCCGCATTTGGGCGGACGGGATCTTCCAGGTGGGCCACCAGTTCTCCAAGACCTGGTCGTTCACCGACATCAACTATTCCATTGCCGGCAAAGAAGATAAGACGGCAATGTTCCTGGACTACTGCGACCTGCTCAATGCATTGGACTCCGGTGCTTCGGCCAAGATCACTCTGTACAACCGGCGGATCAACAAGGAAGAATTCGAGCGGTCCGTTCTGCTGCCTTTCAAGGATGACGGCCTGGACAACTACCGGGAGGAATTCAACGAGATGCTGCGCGCCCAGGTCACCGAGAGCAACAACAGCATCGTCCGGGAACGGTACCTTACCATCAGTGTCGTCAAGCGCAACATCGAGGAAGCCCTCACCTACTTTGCCCGCGTTGGCACTGATCTGACCACCAAGCTGGCGGCACTGTCCTCGGTGGCGCAGGAACTTTCCCTCAATGAGCGCCTGCGGATCTTCCGCGACTTCTTCCGCCCGGCGGACCCGCCTGCCGCTGAGTTCGATATCTACCAGAAAGCCCGGCGTGGCCAGCATTTCAAAGACTGGCTTTGTCCTAGCAGTATGGAGTTCTCTGCCGACCATTTCAAGATCGATGATCGCGTGGGTCGGGTGCTTTATCTTCAGGATTTCGCCAGCTACCTGAAAGACAGCTTTGTGTCGGAGCTCTGCGATCTGGACCGGGAACTGATGCTGTCCATCGATATTCTGCCCATCCCCACCGATGAGGCCGCCCGCCAGTTGCAGAACACGCTGCTGGGGGTGGAAACCAACGTGACCAACTGGCAGCGGAAACAGAACGCCAACAACAACTGGTCGGCCATTGTACCTTACGACATGGAACTTCAGCGCAAGGAAACCAAGGAGATGCTGGATGACCTGACCACCCGCGACCAGCGGATGATGTTCGGGCTGGTCACCCTCGTCCACATGGCAGATACCAAAGAACAATTGGATGACGACACCGAATCGCTGCTTTCCATTGCCCGCAAGCATCTGTGCCAGCTTTCCACGCTGCGCTGGCAGCAGCGGGACGGACTGGACACTGTGCTGCCCTATGGACTGCGACGCATCGAGGCGCTGCGCACCCTGACTACCGAAAGCACGGCGGTGCTCATTCCATTCCGCGCCCAGGAGATCATGCAGCAGAAGGGGATGTACTACGGCCAGAACGCCGTCAGCAAGAACCGCATCGTGGTGGACCGTCGGCAGCTGCTCAACGGCAACAGCTTTCGCTTGGGCGTGTCCGGCTCCGGCAAGTCCATGAGCGCCAAAGAGGAGATCGCTCAGATTGCCCTGTCCACGGAGGATGACATCCTGATTCTGGACGTGGAATCTGAGTTCGGGCATCTGGTGGAAGCTTTCGGCGGCGAGGTCATCCGCATTTCGGCTACGTCGGACACCCACATCAACGCGCTGGATATGGACCGTGCTTATGGTGACGAGCGCAACCCCATCGTGTCCAAGAGCGAGTTTGTGCTGTCCCTGTTTGAGCAGCTGATCGGCAGCGGGCTGGTCACCGCCAAGGAAAAATCCATCCTGGGCCGCTGCACGGAGCAGGTCTATATGCCCTATGTCCGCAACGGGTACAAGGGAGCGGTGCCTACCCTGAAAGACTTCTACCGTCTGCTCAAGATGCAGCCGGAACCGGAAGCGCAGGGGCTGGCCCTTTCCTCGGAACTCTTTATCACAGGCACCCTGGGCACCTTTGCCCAGCCCACCAACGTAGATACCAAGGCACGGATCATCGCTTATGATATCCGTGAACTGGGTGAACAGCTGATGCCCCTTGGGATGCTGGTGACGCTGGATGCCATCTACAACCGCGTGATCCAGAACTGGAAGCGCGGGCACCGCACCTGGATCTTCTGCGATGAGTTTTACATCCTGTTCCGGTACGAGTACAGCGCCAATTTCTTCTATAAGCTCTGGAAGCGCATCCGCAAGTACAACGGCCTGATCACCGGCATGACCCAGAACGTGGACGAACTGCTACGCTCCGATACCGCCCGCCTGATGCTGGCCAACTCGGAGTTCCTGATCATGCTCAACCAGAGCGCCACCGACCGGGCGGAACTGGCCAAACTTCTGAACATTTCGGACACCCAGCTGGGGTACATCACCAACGTGCCGGCTGGCTGCGGGCTGATCCGCTGCGCAGGTAATCTGGTGCCCTTTACCAACAGCTTCCCCCGGGATACGCAGCTCTACCGCCTGATGACCACCAAGCCCGATGAGCAATTGAAAGGATAA